From one Streptomyces sp. N50 genomic stretch:
- a CDS encoding LacI family DNA-binding transcriptional regulator, translating into MASRAGVSVATVSRILSGAYTAPPATHERVMQAVQDLDYVVNANARSLNTASGMVAMVVNDITSPFFMNVASGVEEQAVADGRVCLVCSTQGVPERELSVIELMRQRGAEAIILVGGMAETEEHLAQLTAAAEGLERAGSRLVLCARPWKGGAKAPVDVVECDMESGAFAATSHLLSAGHTRVAHLAGPHEFSVAGQRLEGYERALRAHGVKPDPALVAESDMTRESGYEAACRLLTDTDATAIFCASDMSAAGAIAAARDLGRSVPDDLSVVGFDDIPLAEDLYPRLTTVHVPQQELGRSATRLALHRRPMDPPSRRVVLGSHVVVRQSVAPPARLNPVGKVDS; encoded by the coding sequence GTGGCATCGCGTGCGGGCGTCTCCGTCGCCACCGTCTCGCGGATTCTCAGCGGGGCGTACACCGCTCCCCCGGCGACGCACGAGCGGGTCATGCAGGCCGTGCAGGACCTCGACTACGTCGTCAACGCCAACGCCCGTTCCCTGAACACGGCTTCGGGGATGGTGGCGATGGTGGTCAACGACATCACCTCGCCGTTCTTCATGAACGTCGCCTCCGGGGTGGAGGAACAGGCCGTCGCCGACGGCCGGGTCTGCCTCGTCTGTTCCACCCAGGGCGTCCCGGAGCGGGAGTTGTCGGTGATCGAGCTGATGCGCCAGCGCGGCGCGGAGGCGATCATCCTGGTCGGCGGCATGGCCGAGACCGAGGAGCATCTCGCCCAACTCACCGCCGCCGCCGAGGGGTTGGAGCGCGCCGGTTCCCGGCTGGTGCTCTGCGCCCGGCCGTGGAAGGGCGGCGCGAAGGCACCGGTGGACGTGGTGGAGTGCGACATGGAGAGCGGTGCCTTCGCCGCCACCAGCCATCTGCTCTCCGCCGGCCACACCCGGGTGGCCCACCTCGCGGGCCCGCACGAGTTCAGCGTGGCGGGCCAGCGCCTGGAAGGGTACGAACGGGCGCTGCGCGCACACGGCGTCAAGCCCGACCCGGCGCTCGTCGCCGAGAGCGACATGACCCGGGAGTCCGGCTACGAGGCGGCCTGCCGCCTCCTCACCGACACCGACGCCACCGCGATCTTCTGCGCCAGCGACATGAGCGCGGCCGGTGCCATCGCCGCCGCCCGCGACCTGGGCCGCTCGGTCCCCGACGACCTCTCCGTGGTCGGCTTCGACGACATCCCGCTCGCCGAGGACCTCTACCCCCGGCTGACCACCGTGCACGTCCCCCAGCAGGAACTCGGCCGCTCCGCGACCCGGTTGGCCCTGCACCGGCGCCCGATGGACCCGCCGAGCCGTCGCGTGGTGCTCGGCTCGCACGTCGTCGTACGCCAGTCGGTGGCGCCCCCGGCCCGCCTCAACCCCGTTGGAAAGGTGGACAGTTGA
- a CDS encoding DUF2264 domain-containing protein — protein MIPEDRLLSPHTGWTRTHWESLADAQLTAVRPYATARHALLHLPGPASRNGRHSDGLEGFARTFLLAGFRLARSGDNDPHGHASWYAEGLTAGTDPHSPDHWPGMRACGQAKVECASVAIALHETRPWIWDRLDDGVRQRIVAWMTDLLGSEVPDNNWVWFRAITSAFLRSVGAPWSAPDIDHAIARTEAWYAGEGWYSDGGGTGGPLRHFDYYSGWAMHYYPLWYCRISGADADPTLLPRYRARLRRYLDDAQHLVAADGAPVYQGRSLTYRYAMLCPLWAGAVFDATPLPAGRTRRLASGVVRHFTEAGCFDGRGLQPLGWHGEFTAVRQPYSGPGSPYWSSKGFAGLVLSADHPVWTEKEEALPIETRDVRRTLTAPGWLVSGTATDGVVRVVNHGSDHAFGDGAAPEADDPVYSRLAYASHAAPDSSESSLNDPLDSHIALLDADERPSHRRPLTRLHLGVRTAVSRHRAHWPAGPVPAPYAHDPAPDFRTGPWITTASLLNGPLEVRLARVDGPVQEPLRLRLGGYCLAAVEPPGLHLESQPAAWAGSPTGLSSTVVGLRGFDEAGIATARNANAFGPHSATPWLATTAEVQLGTVYAALVCLSGMVEGPGAAEAVRLEVCYGGDGAALASVTWPDGTKDNVRLEPPS, from the coding sequence TTGATACCGGAGGACCGGCTCCTCTCCCCGCACACAGGCTGGACGCGTACCCACTGGGAGTCACTGGCCGACGCCCAGCTGACCGCCGTCCGCCCGTACGCCACCGCCCGCCACGCCCTGCTCCACCTCCCCGGCCCCGCCAGCCGCAACGGCCGGCACAGCGACGGCCTCGAAGGCTTCGCCCGCACCTTCCTCCTCGCGGGCTTCCGCCTGGCGCGGTCCGGCGACAACGACCCGCACGGCCACGCCAGTTGGTACGCCGAGGGCCTGACCGCAGGCACCGACCCGCACTCCCCGGACCACTGGCCGGGCATGCGCGCGTGCGGCCAGGCCAAGGTGGAGTGCGCGTCGGTGGCGATCGCGCTGCACGAGACCCGGCCCTGGATCTGGGACCGGCTGGACGACGGCGTACGGCAGCGGATCGTCGCCTGGATGACCGACCTGCTCGGCAGTGAGGTCCCCGACAACAACTGGGTCTGGTTCAGGGCGATCACGTCGGCGTTCCTGCGCTCGGTCGGAGCCCCGTGGAGCGCGCCCGACATCGACCACGCGATCGCGCGCACGGAGGCCTGGTACGCGGGCGAGGGCTGGTACTCCGACGGCGGCGGCACCGGCGGCCCGCTGCGCCACTTCGACTACTACTCGGGCTGGGCGATGCACTACTACCCGCTCTGGTACTGCCGTATCTCCGGCGCCGACGCGGACCCCACCCTGCTCCCCCGCTACCGGGCCCGCCTGCGCCGCTACTTGGACGACGCCCAGCACCTGGTGGCGGCCGACGGCGCCCCGGTGTACCAGGGCCGCTCCCTGACGTACCGCTACGCGATGCTCTGCCCGCTGTGGGCGGGCGCCGTCTTCGACGCCACTCCCCTGCCGGCGGGCCGTACCCGCCGCCTCGCGAGCGGAGTCGTGCGGCACTTCACCGAGGCGGGCTGCTTCGACGGGCGCGGGCTCCAACCGCTGGGCTGGCACGGGGAGTTCACGGCCGTCCGGCAGCCGTACTCCGGGCCCGGTTCGCCGTACTGGTCGAGCAAGGGCTTCGCCGGGCTGGTGCTGTCGGCGGATCACCCGGTGTGGACGGAGAAGGAGGAGGCCCTGCCGATCGAAACCCGGGACGTGCGGCGGACGTTGACCGCCCCGGGGTGGCTCGTCTCCGGCACGGCGACGGACGGGGTCGTCCGCGTCGTCAACCACGGCAGCGACCACGCCTTCGGTGACGGTGCCGCCCCGGAGGCGGACGACCCGGTCTACAGCCGTCTCGCCTACGCCTCCCACGCCGCCCCCGACAGCTCGGAGTCGAGCCTGAACGACCCGCTCGACTCGCACATCGCGCTGCTCGACGCCGACGAACGCCCGTCCCACCGCCGCCCGTTGACCCGGCTGCACCTGGGGGTGCGTACGGCCGTCTCCCGTCATCGCGCGCACTGGCCGGCCGGTCCGGTGCCCGCCCCATACGCCCACGACCCCGCGCCCGACTTCCGTACGGGTCCGTGGATCACGACGGCGTCCCTGCTGAACGGGCCGCTGGAGGTGCGCCTCGCGCGCGTCGATGGACCGGTCCAAGAGCCGTTGCGGCTGCGGCTCGGTGGCTACTGTCTGGCTGCCGTCGAACCGCCGGGCTTGCACCTGGAGTCACAGCCGGCCGCATGGGCGGGCAGCCCAACGGGCCTGTCCAGCACGGTGGTTGGGCTGCGCGGTTTCGACGAGGCAGGCATCGCCACCGCGCGGAACGCCAACGCCTTCGGGCCGCACTCGGCGACACCCTGGCTCGCCACGACGGCGGAGGTCCAACTCGGCACGGTCTACGCCGCGTTGGTCTGTCTCTCCGGGATGGTCGAGGGTCCGGGTGCCGCCGAAGCCGTACGGCTGGAGGTCTGTTACGGCGGTGACGGCGCCGCCCTCGCCTCCGTCACCTGGCCGGACGGGACGAAAGACAACGTCCGCCTGGAGCCGCCGAGTTGA
- a CDS encoding glycoside hydrolase family 9 protein: MFRRTSFRTTRFRRTRWAAVLLAPALTVTTLAATPVLPVTSAQAADAPYERVLNGTFDNGRTSWWSSGNTPSTVDLGRLCADVPGGTVNVWDSMIGQNDIPLEAGQPYTLRFTASATRDVSIHAVLQLPAAPFTTTFNKTAAITTTPKTFQFTGNSTVANLHAQLSFQQGGAAQPFTLCLDDVSLTGGAVPPGGGRDFGSPVRTNQYGYAVHGPKEASIVNSSTKPVRWSLLDASGQVVRTGRTHVQGTDAASGDHVHIADFSSVRKAGTGYTPVVGDATSYPFAIAENPYKALSKDALGYFYDVRSGTPIEAQYAGDAYARPAGHVGVAPNKGDTDVPCLPGTCDYSLDVQGGWYDAGDQGKYVVNGALADWQLMDSYERSRAEGDTAGLRDGLLSIPENHNGVPDVLDESRWETEFLLSMQVPAGEPLAGMVHHKVHDLAWTALPTRPDQDSQPRYLHAPSTAATLNLAAAGAQCARVWARYDAAFARTCLTAAETAWKAALAHPDVYAPSSDSVGGGAYADTDVTDEFSWAATELYATTHDRAYLSRIDTEITPAGFSWRDTGALADLTVVRLPSRFPARMVAAARKRVLAVADSFVRDERSQGYPNPNLPTDGAYVWGSNSVTANNAMVIATAYDITHRDSYRSAVLESMDYLLGRNALNQSFVTGYGTQASHNQHNRVWAHQIDPNLPSPPAGSLAGGPDSALQDPVAQQNLVGCAPATCYIDDIYSYSTNEVAINWNSALAWVATFAADSAR, encoded by the coding sequence ATGTTCCGCAGGACCAGCTTCCGTACGACCAGATTCCGCAGGACCAGATGGGCCGCGGTCCTCCTCGCGCCAGCCCTGACCGTCACCACCCTGGCCGCGACCCCCGTGCTTCCCGTGACGTCCGCGCAGGCCGCCGACGCGCCCTACGAGCGGGTGCTCAACGGCACGTTCGACAACGGCAGGACCTCGTGGTGGAGCAGCGGCAACACGCCCTCCACCGTCGACCTGGGCCGCCTGTGCGCCGACGTCCCCGGCGGGACCGTCAACGTCTGGGACTCGATGATCGGCCAGAACGACATCCCGCTGGAGGCCGGTCAGCCGTACACCTTGCGCTTCACGGCCTCCGCCACCCGGGACGTGTCGATCCACGCCGTACTGCAGCTGCCCGCGGCCCCGTTCACGACGACCTTCAACAAGACCGCCGCGATCACCACCACACCGAAGACCTTCCAGTTCACCGGCAACTCCACCGTCGCCAACCTGCACGCCCAGCTCTCCTTCCAACAGGGCGGCGCCGCCCAGCCGTTCACCCTCTGCCTCGACGACGTCTCCCTCACCGGCGGCGCCGTACCCCCGGGCGGCGGCCGCGACTTCGGCTCCCCGGTGCGGACGAACCAGTACGGCTACGCGGTCCACGGCCCGAAGGAGGCGTCGATCGTCAACTCGTCGACGAAGCCGGTGCGGTGGAGCCTGCTCGACGCCTCGGGTCAGGTGGTGAGGACGGGACGCACCCACGTCCAGGGCACGGACGCCGCCTCCGGCGACCACGTACACATCGCCGACTTCAGCTCGGTGCGGAAGGCCGGCACGGGCTACACACCCGTGGTGGGGGACGCGACCAGCTATCCGTTCGCCATCGCGGAGAACCCCTACAAGGCCCTGAGCAAAGACGCGTTGGGCTACTTCTACGACGTCCGCAGCGGCACGCCCATCGAGGCGCAGTACGCCGGTGACGCCTACGCCCGGCCCGCCGGACATGTCGGCGTGGCACCCAACAAGGGCGACACCGACGTGCCCTGCCTGCCCGGCACTTGTGACTACTCCCTTGACGTACAGGGGGGTTGGTACGACGCGGGCGACCAGGGCAAGTACGTCGTCAACGGGGCCCTTGCGGACTGGCAGTTGATGGACTCCTACGAACGCTCCCGCGCCGAGGGCGACACCGCCGGGCTGCGCGACGGGCTGCTGAGCATCCCCGAGAACCACAACGGCGTCCCGGACGTCCTCGACGAGTCCCGCTGGGAGACGGAGTTCCTGCTGAGCATGCAGGTCCCGGCGGGTGAACCGCTGGCCGGGATGGTCCACCACAAGGTCCACGATCTGGCCTGGACCGCGCTGCCCACCCGGCCCGACCAGGACTCCCAACCCCGTTACCTGCACGCCCCGTCCACGGCCGCGACCCTCAACCTCGCCGCCGCGGGCGCCCAGTGCGCCCGGGTGTGGGCCCGCTACGACGCCGCCTTCGCGCGCACGTGCCTGACCGCGGCCGAGACCGCCTGGAAGGCCGCGCTCGCCCACCCCGACGTGTACGCCCCGAGCAGTGACAGCGTCGGCGGCGGAGCATACGCCGACACGGACGTGACCGACGAATTCTCCTGGGCCGCAACGGAGTTGTACGCCACCACGCACGACCGGGCCTACCTGTCCCGCATCGACACGGAGATCACCCCGGCCGGTTTCTCCTGGCGGGACACCGGTGCGCTGGCCGACCTCACCGTCGTCCGCCTGCCCAGCCGCTTCCCCGCCCGCATGGTCGCCGCCGCGCGCAAGCGGGTCCTCGCCGTCGCCGACAGCTTCGTACGCGACGAGCGGTCGCAGGGCTACCCGAACCCCAACCTGCCCACCGACGGCGCCTACGTGTGGGGCTCCAACAGCGTCACCGCGAACAACGCCATGGTCATCGCGACCGCCTACGACATCACCCACCGGGACAGCTACCGCAGCGCCGTCCTGGAGTCGATGGACTACCTCCTCGGCCGCAACGCCCTGAACCAGTCCTTCGTCACCGGCTACGGCACCCAGGCCAGCCACAACCAGCACAACCGCGTCTGGGCCCACCAGATCGACCCCAACTTGCCCAGCCCGCCCGCCGGTTCGCTCGCCGGCGGCCCCGACTCGGCCCTCCAGGACCCGGTCGCGCAGCAGAACCTGGTCGGCTGCGCCCCCGCCACCTGCTACATCGACGACATCTACTCGTACTCGACCAACGAGGTCGCCATCAACTGGAACTCCGCGCTGGCCTGGGTGGCGACCTTCGCCGCCGACTCCGCGCGCTGA
- a CDS encoding glycoside hydrolase family 6 protein, giving the protein MRWKALLENASPNTVSTKTATLKTASLRTALICLLVAPLPLLGAGSAAAASPVSLTSGFYSNPDSGPAVWVRNNPSDSRAARIQSAIASQPIARWFANESAGIGPAVSGYVGAADSHDKLPVLVAYNIPGRDACGGESSGGAGSVAAYRTWISTFAAAVGTHPAVVVIEPDALSDFSCLTSAQISDRLAMLSYATQMFQQKAPNTWAYLDAGHTNWVDPATMASRLRSAGVANIRGFSLNVSNFYTTPSSETYGNSINSALGNTSHFAVDTSRNGNGSNGEWCNPAGRRLGVTPRVGGAEDLLLWVKTPGNSDGQCGVAPTVPAGQFSPDLAVRLIDGT; this is encoded by the coding sequence ATGCGCTGGAAAGCCCTGCTCGAAAACGCCTCACCGAACACCGTGTCGACGAAGACCGCCACGCTCAAGACAGCCTCGCTCCGAACTGCTCTGATCTGCCTGCTCGTTGCCCCGCTCCCGCTCCTCGGGGCCGGTTCGGCGGCAGCGGCCAGCCCGGTCTCCCTGACGAGCGGCTTCTACTCCAACCCCGACTCCGGCCCGGCCGTCTGGGTCCGCAACAACCCCTCCGACTCCCGCGCCGCACGCATCCAGTCGGCCATCGCCTCCCAGCCGATCGCCCGCTGGTTCGCCAACGAGAGCGCGGGCATCGGACCGGCCGTGTCCGGGTACGTCGGCGCCGCCGACAGCCACGACAAACTGCCGGTCCTGGTCGCGTACAACATCCCCGGCCGGGACGCGTGCGGCGGCGAGTCCTCCGGCGGCGCGGGCAGCGTGGCCGCCTACCGCACCTGGATCTCCACCTTCGCGGCGGCGGTCGGCACCCACCCCGCCGTCGTCGTCATCGAGCCGGACGCGCTGTCGGACTTCAGCTGCCTGACCAGCGCACAGATCAGCGACCGCCTCGCGATGCTCTCCTACGCCACCCAGATGTTCCAGCAGAAGGCCCCCAACACCTGGGCCTACCTCGACGCCGGACACACCAACTGGGTCGACCCGGCGACCATGGCGAGCCGACTGAGGTCGGCGGGCGTGGCCAACATCCGCGGCTTCTCCCTGAACGTCTCGAACTTCTACACCACGCCGTCCTCGGAGACCTACGGCAACTCGATCAACTCGGCGCTCGGCAACACCTCCCACTTCGCCGTCGACACCAGCCGCAACGGCAACGGCTCCAACGGCGAATGGTGCAACCCCGCCGGACGCAGACTCGGCGTCACCCCGCGGGTGGGCGGCGCCGAGGACCTGTTGCTGTGGGTCAAGACACCGGGCAACTCCGACGGGCAGTGCGGCGTGGCGCCGACCGTGCCCGCCGGGCAGTTCAGTCCCGATCTCGCCGTCCGGCTCATCGACGGCACGTGA
- a CDS encoding LacI family DNA-binding transcriptional regulator, whose product MTTRPPTLDEVALRAGVSVGTVSRVINNRRHVSQKARQAVESAVAELGYVPNVAARSLASQRRGAVVLAISSDDPALFANLFFAEVITGVNAVVEETDLELLLILAAGERGRARLTRVLQSRGADGVMLLALRENDPLAKVAEAGNVPVVHGGRSLEKAPRYYVDADNRGGAREAVEYLISTGRRAIGTVTGPLDMHAGVSRYLGFREAVALAGLADHRVAHADFSELGGATATARLLDEHPDLDALFVASDAMAAGALHVLRERGRSVPGDVAVVGFNDILTARHTQPALTTIRQPIVALGSEMTRMLVRVLAGEEPTPLILPTELVIRESA is encoded by the coding sequence ATGACCACACGGCCGCCGACGCTGGACGAGGTGGCGCTGCGCGCCGGGGTGTCCGTCGGAACCGTCTCGCGGGTGATCAACAACCGCCGGCACGTCAGCCAGAAAGCGCGGCAGGCGGTGGAGAGCGCCGTGGCGGAACTGGGCTATGTGCCGAACGTGGCGGCCCGTTCGCTCGCCTCGCAGCGGCGCGGCGCGGTGGTGCTGGCGATCTCCAGCGACGATCCGGCGCTGTTCGCCAACCTCTTCTTCGCCGAGGTCATCACGGGTGTGAACGCGGTCGTGGAGGAGACCGACCTCGAACTCCTGCTGATCCTGGCCGCGGGCGAGCGGGGCCGGGCCCGGCTCACCCGCGTCCTCCAGTCCCGGGGCGCGGACGGCGTCATGCTGCTCGCCCTGCGCGAGAACGATCCGCTGGCGAAGGTCGCCGAGGCGGGGAACGTCCCCGTCGTGCACGGAGGCCGCTCCCTCGAGAAGGCCCCGCGCTACTACGTGGACGCCGACAACCGGGGCGGGGCCCGCGAGGCCGTGGAGTACCTGATCTCGACGGGCCGCCGTGCCATCGGCACCGTCACCGGCCCGCTCGACATGCACGCGGGTGTCTCCCGCTACCTGGGCTTCCGCGAGGCGGTCGCGCTGGCCGGCCTGGCGGACCACCGGGTGGCGCACGCCGACTTCAGCGAGCTGGGCGGCGCCACGGCGACCGCCCGCCTCCTCGACGAACACCCGGACCTGGACGCCCTGTTCGTCGCCTCGGACGCCATGGCGGCGGGCGCCCTGCACGTCCTGCGCGAGCGCGGCCGGTCCGTCCCCGGGGACGTCGCGGTCGTCGGCTTCAACGACATCCTCACCGCCCGGCACACCCAGCCCGCCCTGACGACGATCCGCCAGCCCATCGTGGCCCTCGGCAGCGAGATGACCCGGATGCTGGTGCGCGTCCTGGCCGGCGAGGAGCCGACGCCGCTCATCCTGCCGACGGAGCTGGTGATCAGGGAATCCGCGTAG
- a CDS encoding GH1 family beta-glucosidase, whose translation MSTFDPGFLWGAATSSYQIEGAVAEDGRGPSIWDTFASIPGAVRGGDTGAVAADHYHRFPADIALMAQLGLRAYRFSLAWPRIQPTGSGPVDQRGLDFYRRLTDTLLDHGIQPWPTLYHWDLPQPLEDAGGWPVRDTAVRFAEYAALAHEALGDRITHWTTLNEPWCSAFLGYATGRHAPGRREPAAAVRAAHHLLLAHGLASEAIRDDASHVGVTLNLTHVTPLSADPADLDAGRRVDGMQNRLFLDPLLRGAYPDDVLDDLREVTGTDHIRDGDLKRIGAPLDHLGINYYAPMLVAGSTGPVQSAYVGSPSVRVVDGGRPKTAMGWEIDERGLLDLLLRLKADYPAVPLYITENGAAFDDVVEDDGVHDADRIAYLDGHLRSCARAIGQGVPLKGYFVWSLLDNFEWSFGYGPRFGIVHVDYATQRRTPKDSAHWYAEVIRRGGL comes from the coding sequence GTGAGCACGTTCGATCCCGGCTTCCTGTGGGGCGCCGCCACGTCGAGCTATCAGATCGAGGGCGCGGTCGCGGAGGACGGCAGAGGGCCCTCCATCTGGGACACCTTCGCGTCGATTCCGGGCGCCGTCCGGGGCGGTGACACCGGAGCCGTCGCGGCCGACCACTACCACCGCTTCCCCGCGGACATCGCGCTGATGGCCCAACTCGGGCTGCGCGCCTACCGGTTCTCCCTCGCCTGGCCCCGGATCCAGCCCACCGGGTCCGGCCCGGTCGACCAGCGCGGCCTCGACTTCTACCGCCGCCTCACGGACACCCTCCTCGACCATGGCATCCAGCCCTGGCCCACCCTCTACCACTGGGATCTGCCCCAGCCCCTGGAGGACGCCGGCGGCTGGCCGGTGCGGGACACCGCCGTGCGGTTCGCCGAGTACGCGGCCCTGGCGCACGAGGCGCTGGGCGACCGGATCACCCACTGGACCACCCTCAACGAGCCTTGGTGCTCGGCCTTCCTCGGCTACGCCACTGGACGTCACGCCCCCGGCCGCCGCGAGCCCGCCGCCGCCGTACGCGCAGCCCATCACCTGCTGCTCGCCCACGGGTTGGCGTCGGAGGCGATACGCGACGACGCCTCGCACGTCGGCGTCACGCTCAACCTCACCCATGTCACCCCACTCAGCGCGGACCCCGCCGACCTGGACGCGGGCCGCCGTGTCGACGGCATGCAGAACCGCCTCTTCCTCGACCCGTTGCTGCGCGGCGCGTACCCCGACGACGTACTGGACGACCTCCGCGAGGTCACCGGCACCGACCACATCCGCGACGGCGACCTGAAGCGGATCGGCGCGCCGCTGGACCACCTGGGCATCAACTACTACGCGCCGATGCTGGTCGCGGGCAGCACTGGACCGGTCCAATCCGCCTATGTGGGCTCGCCGTCGGTCCGTGTCGTCGACGGCGGCCGACCGAAAACGGCGATGGGCTGGGAGATCGACGAGCGGGGACTCCTGGACCTCCTCCTGCGTCTCAAGGCCGACTATCCGGCCGTGCCCCTGTACATCACGGAGAACGGGGCGGCCTTCGACGACGTCGTGGAGGACGACGGGGTGCACGACGCGGACCGGATCGCCTACCTGGACGGCCATCTCCGTTCCTGCGCACGGGCGATCGGCCAAGGGGTGCCGCTCAAGGGCTACTTCGTCTGGTCGCTCCTCGACAACTTCGAGTGGTCCTTCGGCTACGGACCCCGCTTCGGCATCGTGCACGTCGACTACGCGACCCAGCGCCGTACGCCGAAGGACAGTGCCCACTGGTACGCCGAGGTCATCCGGCGCGGCGGCCTGTGA
- a CDS encoding ABC transporter substrate-binding protein, which translates to MTSSNVSRRGLLRTAALGAGTLALGGGLSACGSGSPSSSADALTYWDWYVTQAPWVDKEIELFEKGHSGVSVKKTTQQNAKYPDLVALANRSGNPPDVFMIPQVPSVAEQVAKGWLHPLDEWATPAWQSRFPEGTFLEGANVFDGKVYSAPLKGSGPQLQLYIHHGVFKSAGLTNPDGSVKIPRTWDEVTSAAQTITKKSGGRSYGFGFGNADGIGVLAWWLDLFVRGAGAPGGAPTVPGTGMDYRVGKWTFGTDRAYADFLELFVEWKKRGFFHPNSVSLSDEAARAFFERGKFGMTVGGVWNQPEWTQHKFTDYSLVTLPSPTTTPKGFYYADPVGNGTFAAVSAKSKKAHEGFQWLDALTSPAAGRRWVQDLNGVSAHPADNDPDGIDSKPFAAFIGMTEQVLRGPVPLVRNPELAGVAPGVPKPDISDVVTGVYTGQIKDVQGALTSLADKKFQLLSDAVAAVAKQGKKVSTSDYVFPDWDPTKPYTTKKKA; encoded by the coding sequence ATGACTTCGTCGAACGTCTCCAGACGCGGCCTCCTGCGCACCGCCGCACTCGGCGCCGGCACCCTCGCCCTGGGCGGCGGACTGAGCGCGTGCGGCTCCGGCTCCCCCTCCTCGTCGGCGGACGCGCTCACCTACTGGGACTGGTATGTCACCCAAGCCCCTTGGGTGGACAAGGAGATCGAGCTCTTCGAGAAGGGCCACAGCGGCGTCAGCGTCAAGAAGACCACCCAACAGAACGCCAAATACCCGGACTTGGTCGCGCTCGCCAACCGCAGCGGCAACCCGCCGGACGTCTTCATGATCCCGCAGGTCCCGAGCGTCGCCGAGCAGGTCGCCAAGGGCTGGCTGCACCCGCTCGACGAGTGGGCGACCCCGGCATGGCAGTCACGCTTCCCAGAAGGCACCTTCCTGGAAGGCGCCAACGTCTTTGACGGCAAGGTCTATTCGGCCCCGCTCAAGGGCTCGGGCCCGCAGCTCCAGCTCTACATCCACCACGGCGTCTTCAAGTCCGCCGGCCTGACGAACCCCGACGGCAGCGTCAAGATCCCCCGCACCTGGGACGAAGTGACCAGTGCCGCCCAGACGATCACCAAGAAGAGCGGCGGCAGGTCGTACGGCTTCGGCTTCGGCAACGCCGACGGCATCGGCGTCCTCGCCTGGTGGCTGGACCTGTTCGTGCGCGGCGCCGGCGCACCGGGCGGCGCCCCCACCGTGCCCGGCACCGGCATGGACTACCGCGTCGGCAAGTGGACGTTCGGCACCGACCGGGCGTACGCCGACTTCCTGGAGCTGTTCGTCGAATGGAAGAAGCGCGGCTTCTTCCACCCCAACTCCGTGAGCCTGTCCGACGAAGCGGCCCGCGCGTTCTTCGAGCGCGGCAAGTTCGGCATGACCGTCGGCGGCGTGTGGAACCAACCCGAGTGGACCCAGCACAAGTTCACCGACTACAGCCTGGTCACCCTGCCCTCGCCGACCACGACACCGAAGGGCTTCTACTACGCCGACCCGGTCGGCAACGGCACCTTCGCCGCGGTCTCCGCCAAGAGCAAGAAGGCGCACGAGGGGTTCCAGTGGCTCGACGCGCTGACGTCCCCCGCCGCCGGGCGCCGCTGGGTGCAGGACCTCAACGGCGTCTCCGCCCACCCCGCCGACAACGACCCGGACGGCATCGACTCCAAGCCCTTCGCCGCCTTCATCGGCATGACCGAGCAGGTGCTGCGCGGCCCGGTGCCCCTCGTGCGCAACCCGGAGCTGGCCGGCGTCGCGCCCGGCGTCCCCAAGCCGGACATCAGCGATGTGGTGACCGGCGTCTACACGGGCCAAATCAAGGACGTACAGGGCGCGTTGACCAGCCTGGCCGACAAGAAGTTCCAGCTCCTGTCCGACGCCGTCGCCGCGGTGGCCAAGCAGGGCAAGAAAGTCAGCACGTCCGACTACGTCTTCCCGGACTGGGACCCCACCAAGCCGTACACCACGAAGAAGAAGGCGTGA